CAGGGCCTGGTCGATCCGCACACGATCATCGTCAAACGCCGCGTGTCGGGCAAGACGAAGCGGTACGACGTGCAGGTCGACGAGCACCTGTACTACCGGAATCAGGGATGGGTGGCGTGGCTGGCTGACGATCCGCAAGCCGGCGGCCGCTGGTCGATGGAGTTTTCGCTGCGGAGCAAAGACGGACGGTTGGCCCAGGCCCCCTACCGCCCGATGGTCGGCGTCGGCGATGAGATCTTCTACAACGGCGATCGCTGGCGGCCGATCGCCACGCCGGGCATGCACCAGTTCCCGATCGCCATCGACTGGAACGGCGACGGCCTGATCGACATTATCTCGACGAGCCACTACTCCAACGTTCAGGGCATGCCGTGGGCCGGCGTGTTCTTCTGGCGGAACATCGGCGGCAACGCCAAACCGCGGTTCGCTCCGCCCTACCGGCTCTGCGCCGACGGCGTGGACCTGACCGACCCATCCAAGACGCACTGGAAAGGCGAGTGGAAGTTCGCCAAACGGCGCGATTTCATCAGCGAGTACTACATCCGCGTGGACTTTTTCGACTGGTTCGGCACAGGCCGGCAGGACCTCGTGACGGTCAGCCGCCAGGGGCAGATGCGCGTCTACCGCAACACCGGACGGCTGGACGAAGCCGGGCTGCCGGTGCTTCAGCGGGCGGTGGATATCGCGATCCCGAAGGTGCTGCCGCCGACGCCGTACCTGGGCCTGCGGGTGGTGGATTGGGACGGCAGCGGCCGGCCGTCGTTTATCCTGGGCTCGCCCTACGTCGAGGCTGGGATCGACAACGGCCAGATCTGGCTGATGCGAAACGTCGGCGGGACGCCGGAAAGACCGAAGTTCAAATCGTTCCCGCTGCCGCGTTCGAGTTTCTGGCGGCCGAAAGCCAGGTACGGCGACTGGCGGACGATCAACAACTTTCCCGACGGCCGGGCGTTCAGCTTCGATTGGTTCGACGTGGACGGCGACGGCTCCGCGGAACTGCTGATCCTGCACGGCAACCATCGGCCGGAACCGGCGATCGAGGTGTGGCGCAACGCGGGAACCGCGGACGAGCCGCGAATGACGCAGGATGGTTTCCTGCCGTGGAGCGTCGGCCGGATGAGCTGCGGTTTCCGGTTCGTCCGGAACGCCGCGTTCGACGGCTGCCTGGTCGGCACGGTCAATTCGGGCGGCGGCATGCGGTACTTCAAGCGGACGGGCGAAAATCCGTATGACGCCAGGAGCTACAAGGACGCCGGGCTGCTGCTCGGCGAAGGCGGCAAGGTGCGGCCGGAGGGTTACGTGCGGGCCTGGCCGATCGACGTGGACGGCGACGGGAAAATGGACCTGGTCTGCGGCGACGAGCCGGGCTTCATCACGCTGGTCAAGAACGTGGGAACCAGGGACCGGCCGGCGTATGACAATCCGCGCCGGCTTTGCGACAATCGCGGCAACGTGCTGCATCTGAGGCGGGAGAACATCCTGCACGATAACGACCTGGAGTGGAGCTGCGGACAGCTCAAGCCGCTGGTCTGCGACTGGGACGGCGACGGCCGGCTCGACCTGATCGTGGGCAATAACACGAACCGCATCCTGTGGCTGCGCGGCTACGACCCGCAGCGGAATCGCTTCACCGGGATGCACGAGTTGAAGGTGCGCGGGATGCTCGATCCGTTCGGGTGGCGCAAGGGCCAGATCGTGCTCGATTTCGACGGTGACGGCCGCTTGGAGCTGATCACCGCCGACTGGCAATACCGCGTGTGCATGTACCGCCAGAGCACCGAGAGCCCACTGCTGCTGGAGCCGCCGACGCCGCTGACGTATACCAACGGCAAACCGATCATGGTGGACACGATACCGCCGGCCATCTACAAGTACGGCATGATCAGCCTCGACGCGGTGGACTGGACGGGCAACGGGGTCTACGACCTGATCGTCTCGACGAACTACATGAGCAATCTGCTGGAAAACGTGGGCACCAACCAACAGCCGAAGTTCAAAAAGCCCAAGCCCTTCACGACGCCCGACGGCCCGATCGAGATCTGCCATCACGACAGCCACGCCAAGGCGGTCGACTGGGACGGCGACGGACGCGATGACCTGCTGATCGGCGGGGAATCCGGCACGATGTACCTGTTCCACCGCGATTGGCTGGCGGGTATAATGCACAGAGTCGAATCTGGAGAAGTCAAACCGATCCGATGAGCCAGGTCAAAGTCGGCATTTCGAGCGGCGCCCTGCAGGGCACGTACCTAGCCAGGCACCCGGTCCATGACCCGCTGGAGGCCGTGGTCTGCGCGTTCGAAAGCGGATCGACGCGAGTGGCGATGATCGGACTGGACCTGGTCCAATTGTCGGTGGGATTCTGCACGCGGGTGCGGCGGCGAGTGGCCCAGCGCTGCCAATTGGCCCCAGAGGCGGTCATCACCCATTGCACGCACACGCACACCTCGCCGGGCCAGAACGAGCTTCTGGAGGATGGCCTGGCCGACTGCCTGGCCGGGCTGGTCAACGACGCCTTCTGCTCCGCGGAGCCGGTGCGGATGGCGTATCGCCAGGTCGATACCGGGCGGCGATACAACGTCAACCGCCGCCGTCCCATGCCGCGCGGGCTGGGAAGCCTGACGATGTGGCTGGGCTTCGATGACCATCAGGGCGACCCGGACGGCGGACCGGTCAACCGGGCCCGGCTCGAGCACTGGCTGGGCCGGCCGGTCGGCGAACCCGATTTTCAGGGCCCGATGATCTACAACGGTCCGACCGACGGGTTGCTGCAGGCGGTGTTCTTCCAGACCCTTTCCGGCCGGCCGATCGGCAGCATTGTCCGCTACAGCGCGCATCCGTGCATCGCCGGCCACACCACCCAGCGGCGGTACAGTGCCGACTTTCCGGGTGTGGTGCGCCGACGGATGGCTGAGGCGTTTGGCGGGACCTGCTGCTTCCTGACCGGACCGTGCGGCAACCTGGCCCCATGGGAACAGGGCCGCTGGCCCCAGCCGAAATTCCCCGAAAACGACCTGCAGACCAGCGTGCCGTGGTTCCCGCACCAGGAGGCCAATGCGTGCCATCTGGAGGTGCGGCGGATTGGCGACGG
This sequence is a window from Phycisphaerae bacterium. Protein-coding genes within it:
- a CDS encoding VCBS repeat-containing protein, with the translated sequence QGLVDPHTIIVKRRVSGKTKRYDVQVDEHLYYRNQGWVAWLADDPQAGGRWSMEFSLRSKDGRLAQAPYRPMVGVGDEIFYNGDRWRPIATPGMHQFPIAIDWNGDGLIDIISTSHYSNVQGMPWAGVFFWRNIGGNAKPRFAPPYRLCADGVDLTDPSKTHWKGEWKFAKRRDFISEYYIRVDFFDWFGTGRQDLVTVSRQGQMRVYRNTGRLDEAGLPVLQRAVDIAIPKVLPPTPYLGLRVVDWDGSGRPSFILGSPYVEAGIDNGQIWLMRNVGGTPERPKFKSFPLPRSSFWRPKARYGDWRTINNFPDGRAFSFDWFDVDGDGSAELLILHGNHRPEPAIEVWRNAGTADEPRMTQDGFLPWSVGRMSCGFRFVRNAAFDGCLVGTVNSGGGMRYFKRTGENPYDARSYKDAGLLLGEGGKVRPEGYVRAWPIDVDGDGKMDLVCGDEPGFITLVKNVGTRDRPAYDNPRRLCDNRGNVLHLRRENILHDNDLEWSCGQLKPLVCDWDGDGRLDLIVGNNTNRILWLRGYDPQRNRFTGMHELKVRGMLDPFGWRKGQIVLDFDGDGRLELITADWQYRVCMYRQSTESPLLLEPPTPLTYTNGKPIMVDTIPPAIYKYGMISLDAVDWTGNGVYDLIVSTNYMSNLLENVGTNQQPKFKKPKPFTTPDGPIEICHHDSHAKAVDWDGDGRDDLLIGGESGTMYLFHRDWLAGIMHRVESGEVKPIR